From Aristaeella lactis, the proteins below share one genomic window:
- a CDS encoding Cna B-type domain-containing protein produces the protein MNSDEANEQLSDSITIAEGTGTVAFVNTYTKKTVDITVDKIWSLAEANSAVVCDATNVTWPAGTTVSVKLQKKVGDGEVKDVEGDDATATLSAAHPSHTFEDLVEYEGDQKVTYSVKEVAIEEVHMRRTSTWAARRNRMTAATGSRTVRRKPA, from the coding sequence GTGAACAGCGACGAGGCGAACGAGCAGCTGAGCGACAGCATAACAATTGCTGAAGGCACCGGAACGGTAGCGTTCGTGAATACGTATACCAAGAAGACTGTCGACATTACAGTTGACAAGATCTGGTCGCTGGCGGAAGCGAACAGCGCGGTTGTCTGCGATGCGACAAATGTCACATGGCCGGCGGGAACGACGGTCAGCGTGAAGCTGCAGAAGAAGGTCGGCGACGGAGAAGTCAAGGATGTGGAGGGTGATGACGCGACAGCGACGCTGAGCGCGGCACATCCGAGCCATACCTTCGAAGACCTGGTCGAATATGAAGGCGACCAGAAGGTCACATATTCCGTGAAGGAAGTGGCGATCGAAGAGGTACATATGCGGCGAACTTCAACCTGGGCAGCGCGGAGAAACAGGATGACGGCAGCTACAGGATCACGAACAGTGAGAAGGAAGCCGGCCTGA
- a CDS encoding Spy0128 family protein, translating into MRYTLKKTTAFLLVLVMLVNIFPLSVFAADGNTGEVEPAGLPSSYSVKLDVEDGIEYVPQGYYVIAFNPSGIAILSAELSYAPDGTELSFDSLNGQQQANLGSGYSYIVVKPNTKQYTLDDDWRGTTLSGAKTQPKYDVLTEDGILDGLYFSWSDTSTTNGIITLTVANEAPTKATRDGSNVTVTVEATNIDLSADGSRYYIVVGSNDDIAPYQNQEITASSPAGTYGFSVDRLDEVNTLFVILKRYESGETPTPNENGNDVVFNLNTSNTISVGENDYNLSWEKTGDSSYKITITKSENNQGGGNEPEPTEPDEHIAIVKLGKGVNLSGTIYAIFFDRTRDGYGSVIELTGMTSGTNHTIHSGTTFSHPDKNPTTINYTSGDTTDVVILMVGPNDYFSFENALRGQLNGTKIDKDSSTYNSFPVQYIRNDAGDITTIIVGTLPEYEAKILFKEDGTEVTPSLNGRYYILASTDGDAFDLYAPVSSNGTVGSFVGDNAVSNGKLPGIQRIQIVEYTGSNDNPTLQELQSTGNVWLADGSEMEEYTLNYPETLEPENNIITFTAESPKRYTSSIQYYEGDTAQNNADLNGNYYIVAYKNGEPVAYSAVPSNSGNMVFTDDRGNVIRLAEDMTLEIKKTDSANASLEEAAAASTATTLGEYALTHRFDETNAVCTFEAKRNERKDVEVRYYDKNGNPDNNPELTGNYYMVASDGDEALYYAKVSTSDNNTFSNGVDSFTGLPEGMAVKLVEYRGTKTNPTLADLKDLEATTKLGKYTWEQLRTRADPGYVFTATETGKIIVRVSTYEHDNETPLVPDKKIPGKYYIRVPLLSGTDGTELWGYALQEFEFPEDKDYIDVEIEKFVLKNANAFEPNTPAINLDDGYHIDTRPGQIRVIKLKGGPAERPKNYEEACDTAHVEDTPPEGWAFGGGEATDDGYNVHLKRATATPRYHVRLKFDTTDPDEINLDGGAYVKVTVEHNVGQDTYGYVQLSNATHKTAEYLTVDEENGCTYIDIPITEWKKANGDAAGPAEQTFTGSEKKVTTEIAYPKQNTSGTKPSDGAKVNTGEYLNSFQIISYSSVEANGTSQGRTIIGDPDYDSYLDVYDVIELKKNTDKFTGYTLEQILNGYNIVTLCPNTVASPSDSGASAFGDGDFLMDQHQMGGVLVRGDIIYRNGTGVADSSQITKPSVVGGYVPQRQSSFFNNRQNNDNNWNSYVGSVNTVVGDHYINGAYTGENGYTGTKPNGVTVVDDDYIDWDRLQNMVISTSNSLGNTGTSNYTVDQNKTNTYNVYAGSNVTINYPENTEVTINIIVLNADGTPRQFPEITGQIYVNGHYETVRTYDYSDIPATVVNNLGTGTYTSPKVTINGNPLSTVEDGAGMSLLWNYPNAQRVNVTNAVTPEFGHIVAPKGYIDVQGGNNSGCMVGNKVRSAGEGHLYPYTGATLIGFYGDLGFEKTVNGAKPTEKQKYKFTLEELTPHLTNSEYNTRMAALTGEDKEQRVFWQRLQTVNNEAGNNDSKDIISFEDISFDSAGTYYFRVYEVPEVITNTTLDSHQFLIECNVIQYAVDASHSELRMGSIKYYEINSEEPLLHISSSNSGKNASLNLAAIGAEHDLTWGNNDQCDTGITFANTFTKAETFVTFTGTKHLEGRKLRDKEFTFTVTDVTDPDESKHTEVATGTNKYNGTYDNEIHFTQISYKAEDFAENGETKQFIYKIKEDIPDEAEEVTDEETGETVYVWQDITYDSTVITATVDVTYNPNADVNNGESYFTTEITYDPEAPAFSNTYTATVQEDLKATKTISGQRNKFIAGDKWTFTLTAEEIEQPEEPSGEPTEEPSGETSEETTEEPAKTPIPMPVKDGVTTTQVTVEPDAEGNIANVDFGTITFTKADVGRTYVYTIHEEESTVDGVTSDPIDKTVTITVTENENETLKVTKVLSDPTMSFVNLDVGSTDIGVQKIWKNSNGQTVNRTSGSATVQLIAVRTEIEPTVPPTPITEDLDVYINWTADQPSDAEITVSISGVGTLVLNNANNYTGKFKDLTIGETYTLTAEVTGGSGTSLVNSTVTTDPIVAGSNTAKFDAEYYSSDNYRDLTVRINWSGNAPEGDVNITASTDGKTVTLNRSNNWTATIQNLLIDHNYPVQLTIPENSGVSVVLNPKTAEITDAETNEVVFDCTYAGQQPTTQDLTVTINWNNPPSDLSVPVYAVNGDETKTITLTSNGTSTWTGTITGLTVGNTYQVYCGTFGGSNAEKADVTDDPKNIPIVAGTNSVEFSGTYTNSQPDPDQKITLTIYRQEGNNENSRDVIYGPTEFDVGTIDVTVVTKGYGLSVNYSATNGASGSTTPENSDNEHAQTIPFTFTTSGEHSITFATGWSLSSIVSASASQSTNSGLLVENLKKVRYIASNGTSDVTLRSTGSSINIQQGLKALKEVVGDVAEGDYELIGEPVTLQYNAENPNLSWKYVWEDLPEYCQVVDEETQKVTEYNLTYYVIETSTNPTNIVENTYAWNNDHSAVTITNTEDSKSVSVEKIWKDAAGDTLPWPGDNVVVTVTLVADGTETNKTVELDKDHTSGSFTGLAITNEDGDEIEYTIAETNVSGVPIGYSAAITENEAGNGYVVTNTLKTVDITVDKIWSLAEANSAVVCDATNVTWPAGTTVSVKLQKKVGDGEVKDVEGDDATATLSAAHPSHTFEDLVEYEGDQKVTYSVKEVAIEGTYAANFNLGSAEKQDDGSYRITNSEKEAGLTITKSFGDSDLTDAQKGNIVFKVTGNGLKKDGTAVSELTKKYSDFTGDPKKWVLTQADGIMDGVTYTVSETADSVEITGYNRTTTVKVNSDEANEQLSDSITIAEGTGTVAFVNTYTKKTVDITVDKIWSLAEANSAVVCDATNVTWPAGTTVSVKLQKKVGDGEVKDVEGDDATATLSAAHPSHTFEDLVEYEGDQKVTYSVKEVAIEGTYAANFNLGSAEKQDDGSYRITNSEKEAGLTITKSFGDSDLTDAQKGNIVFKVTGNGLKKDGTAVSELTKKYSDFTGDPKKWVLTQADGIMDGVTYTVSETADSVEITGYNRTTTVKVNSDEANEQLSDSITIAEGTGTVAFVNTYTKKTVNITVDKIWSLAEANSAVVCDATNVTWPAGTTVSVKLQKKVGDGEVKDVEGDDATATLSAAHPSHTFEDLVEYEGDQKVTYSVKEVAIEGTYAANFNLGSAEKQDDGSYRITNSEKEAGLTITKSFGDSDLTDAQKGNIVFKVTGNGLKKDGTAVSELTKKYSDFTGDPKKWVLTQADGIMDGVTYTVSETADSVEITQVTTGQRP; encoded by the coding sequence ATGAGATACACATTGAAGAAAACAACGGCATTCCTGCTTGTTCTTGTGATGCTGGTGAACATATTCCCGCTGTCCGTGTTTGCGGCGGATGGTAATACCGGGGAAGTAGAGCCTGCAGGCCTGCCATCTTCATACAGTGTTAAACTGGATGTGGAGGACGGCATTGAATACGTACCGCAGGGGTATTATGTCATTGCATTCAATCCTTCGGGAATAGCGATTCTATCTGCCGAGCTGAGTTATGCGCCTGATGGGACAGAACTGTCCTTTGACAGTTTAAACGGCCAGCAGCAAGCAAATCTTGGTTCCGGTTATTCATACATTGTGGTTAAGCCCAATACCAAGCAATACACTCTGGATGATGACTGGCGGGGTACAACATTAAGCGGCGCCAAAACGCAGCCCAAGTATGATGTTCTTACCGAAGACGGAATATTGGACGGCCTGTATTTCTCCTGGTCGGACACCTCAACAACCAATGGTATCATCACGTTAACTGTTGCTAATGAAGCACCGACAAAAGCTACACGTGACGGTTCCAATGTTACGGTAACCGTTGAAGCTACTAATATTGATCTTTCCGCGGATGGATCGCGTTATTATATTGTTGTGGGCAGCAATGACGACATTGCGCCTTATCAGAATCAGGAAATCACGGCAAGCAGTCCCGCCGGTACCTATGGATTCAGCGTTGACAGACTGGATGAAGTAAACACATTGTTTGTTATTTTGAAACGCTATGAATCCGGCGAAACACCGACGCCGAACGAAAACGGCAATGACGTTGTTTTTAACCTGAATACAAGCAATACGATTTCTGTTGGAGAAAATGATTATAATCTTTCATGGGAGAAAACAGGAGATAGTTCATATAAGATTACAATCACTAAATCGGAGAATAATCAAGGCGGCGGGAATGAGCCGGAACCAACGGAACCTGACGAACATATAGCCATAGTCAAACTCGGCAAAGGTGTCAATCTGAGCGGAACGATTTATGCAATCTTCTTTGACAGAACAAGGGATGGTTATGGTTCTGTAATCGAATTGACAGGGATGACAAGCGGAACAAATCACACCATCCATTCAGGAACAACATTCTCACATCCGGACAAAAATCCGACAACAATCAACTATACATCGGGTGACACCACAGATGTTGTGATTCTGATGGTGGGCCCCAATGATTATTTCAGTTTTGAAAACGCCCTTCGAGGCCAGCTTAACGGAACAAAAATAGATAAAGATTCCAGCACTTACAACAGTTTCCCTGTGCAATACATTCGGAACGATGCGGGGGATATTACTACCATCATCGTTGGTACGCTGCCGGAATATGAAGCAAAGATTCTGTTCAAAGAGGACGGGACGGAAGTCACACCTTCGTTGAATGGGAGATACTATATCCTGGCCAGCACAGACGGAGATGCTTTTGATCTGTATGCTCCGGTCAGCAGCAACGGAACTGTCGGAAGCTTTGTGGGAGATAACGCGGTTTCCAATGGAAAACTGCCGGGAATTCAGCGGATCCAGATTGTGGAATATACCGGTTCTAATGATAATCCAACCCTCCAGGAGCTCCAGAGCACGGGGAACGTATGGCTCGCTGATGGCAGCGAGATGGAAGAATATACATTGAATTATCCGGAAACACTTGAACCGGAAAACAATATCATTACTTTCACAGCAGAAAGCCCCAAACGGTACACATCCTCTATACAGTATTATGAAGGGGATACGGCCCAGAATAATGCTGACCTGAACGGAAACTACTATATTGTGGCATATAAGAACGGAGAGCCCGTAGCTTATTCTGCTGTACCGTCCAATTCCGGAAATATGGTATTTACGGATGATCGGGGAAATGTCATCAGACTGGCAGAAGACATGACCCTTGAGATTAAAAAAACGGACAGTGCAAATGCCTCTCTCGAAGAAGCGGCTGCAGCATCAACTGCAACGACTCTGGGAGAATACGCTCTCACACATCGTTTTGATGAAACAAATGCAGTTTGTACATTTGAAGCGAAGCGCAACGAAAGAAAAGATGTAGAAGTTCGATACTATGATAAAAACGGGAACCCTGATAATAATCCGGAACTGACCGGAAATTATTATATGGTTGCCTCTGACGGTGATGAAGCTCTGTACTATGCTAAAGTTTCCACATCTGACAACAATACCTTCAGCAACGGAGTTGACAGCTTTACCGGTCTGCCGGAAGGTATGGCTGTAAAACTGGTTGAATACCGTGGAACAAAAACCAATCCGACGCTGGCTGACCTCAAGGATCTGGAAGCAACCACTAAGCTGGGGAAATATACCTGGGAGCAGCTGCGTACCAGGGCAGATCCCGGATATGTATTCACCGCGACGGAAACCGGCAAGATCATCGTTCGGGTTTCTACTTATGAACATGACAACGAAACGCCGTTAGTGCCAGATAAAAAAATCCCCGGGAAATACTATATTCGTGTTCCGCTGCTGTCCGGAACTGACGGTACGGAGCTGTGGGGTTATGCTTTACAGGAATTTGAGTTCCCGGAAGACAAAGACTATATTGATGTTGAGATTGAAAAATTCGTTCTGAAAAACGCAAACGCTTTTGAACCGAATACACCGGCAATTAACCTGGATGACGGTTACCACATCGATACCCGTCCAGGACAAATCCGTGTTATAAAACTGAAAGGCGGTCCGGCTGAAAGACCGAAGAACTATGAGGAGGCCTGCGATACTGCCCATGTAGAGGATACACCGCCGGAAGGATGGGCATTCGGAGGCGGAGAAGCAACGGATGACGGTTATAATGTTCATCTGAAGAGGGCTACAGCAACCCCACGCTACCATGTTCGTCTGAAGTTTGATACAACGGATCCGGATGAAATAAACCTGGACGGTGGCGCCTATGTCAAAGTAACTGTTGAGCATAACGTCGGACAGGATACATATGGCTATGTTCAGCTGAGCAATGCGACACACAAGACTGCGGAATACCTGACCGTAGATGAAGAGAACGGCTGCACTTATATTGATATTCCGATCACTGAATGGAAAAAAGCAAATGGAGATGCTGCGGGCCCTGCCGAACAGACATTCACAGGGAGCGAGAAGAAAGTAACGACAGAAATAGCTTATCCTAAGCAGAATACTTCCGGCACAAAACCGTCTGATGGTGCAAAAGTCAATACAGGTGAATATTTGAATTCTTTCCAGATTATCAGCTATTCTTCTGTAGAGGCAAATGGCACCAGCCAGGGCCGTACAATAATTGGGGATCCGGATTATGACAGTTATCTGGATGTTTATGATGTTATTGAACTGAAAAAGAATACAGATAAGTTTACAGGATATACGCTTGAGCAGATCCTGAACGGATACAACATCGTAACGCTCTGCCCCAACACGGTGGCCAGCCCGAGCGACAGCGGAGCCTCTGCATTCGGCGACGGCGACTTCCTGATGGATCAGCATCAGATGGGCGGCGTACTGGTTCGCGGAGATATTATCTACAGGAATGGTACAGGCGTTGCTGACAGCTCGCAGATTACGAAGCCGTCCGTTGTAGGTGGATATGTTCCGCAGAGGCAGAGTTCCTTCTTCAACAACCGTCAGAATAATGATAACAATTGGAATAGCTATGTCGGTTCAGTTAATACGGTTGTGGGTGATCATTATATTAATGGCGCATACACCGGTGAAAACGGTTATACAGGAACAAAGCCTAATGGCGTCACAGTTGTTGATGATGATTATATTGACTGGGATCGCCTGCAGAATATGGTTATCAGCACCTCGAATTCTTTGGGCAATACAGGAACCAGCAATTATACAGTAGATCAAAACAAGACAAACACATATAACGTCTACGCCGGTTCCAATGTGACAATCAATTACCCCGAGAATACTGAAGTTACGATTAATATAATTGTCCTGAATGCAGACGGAACCCCAAGGCAATTCCCGGAAATAACAGGACAGATATATGTTAATGGCCATTATGAGACTGTAAGAACATACGATTACAGCGATATTCCTGCAACGGTTGTAAACAATCTGGGAACCGGAACCTACACTTCTCCCAAGGTAACAATAAACGGCAATCCGTTGAGCACTGTTGAAGATGGTGCCGGCATGTCTCTGCTGTGGAATTACCCGAACGCGCAGCGAGTCAATGTCACCAATGCCGTTACACCCGAATTCGGGCATATCGTTGCTCCGAAGGGATATATTGATGTCCAGGGCGGTAACAACAGTGGGTGTATGGTCGGCAATAAGGTCCGTTCGGCCGGTGAAGGTCACCTGTATCCCTATACAGGTGCAACCCTGATCGGTTTCTATGGTGATCTTGGATTTGAGAAGACAGTCAATGGCGCGAAACCGACAGAGAAACAGAAATATAAATTCACACTGGAAGAACTGACTCCTCATCTGACCAACAGTGAGTACAACACACGCATGGCTGCGCTGACCGGTGAAGATAAGGAGCAGAGGGTATTCTGGCAGCGGCTTCAGACGGTCAATAATGAGGCCGGGAACAACGACAGCAAGGATATTATCAGTTTTGAAGATATATCCTTTGACAGTGCCGGAACATACTATTTCAGGGTGTATGAAGTTCCTGAGGTCATTACGAACACCACTCTGGATTCCCATCAGTTCCTGATTGAATGTAATGTCATCCAGTATGCAGTTGACGCAAGCCACTCCGAACTGCGGATGGGCAGTATAAAGTATTATGAGATCAATTCAGAGGAACCGCTGCTGCATATTTCTAGTTCAAACAGCGGGAAAAATGCCTCTCTTAATCTGGCTGCGATCGGTGCGGAACATGATCTGACATGGGGCAATAACGATCAGTGCGACACCGGAATCACCTTCGCAAATACATTTACTAAGGCTGAAACATTTGTCACATTTACCGGGACTAAGCATCTGGAAGGCCGTAAACTGAGAGATAAGGAGTTTACCTTTACAGTTACGGACGTAACAGATCCGGATGAATCAAAACATACCGAAGTCGCTACCGGAACAAACAAATATAACGGTACATATGACAATGAAATTCATTTCACACAGATCTCCTACAAAGCAGAAGATTTTGCAGAGAATGGTGAAACTAAACAGTTCATATATAAAATAAAAGAAGATATTCCTGATGAAGCTGAAGAAGTAACAGATGAAGAGACAGGAGAAACTGTATACGTCTGGCAGGATATCACCTATGATTCCACAGTAATTACGGCAACTGTTGACGTGACCTATAATCCGAATGCTGATGTAAACAATGGAGAATCTTATTTCACAACTGAAATAACCTATGATCCGGAGGCTCCTGCATTCAGCAATACCTATACTGCAACCGTACAGGAAGACCTGAAAGCAACCAAGACAATATCCGGTCAGCGTAATAAGTTTATAGCGGGCGACAAATGGACATTTACCCTCACAGCAGAAGAAATAGAACAGCCTGAAGAACCCTCCGGAGAACCTACTGAAGAACCCTCTGGAGAGACTTCTGAAGAAACCACAGAAGAACCTGCTAAAACACCGATCCCGATGCCTGTCAAGGATGGGGTGACGACAACACAGGTTACTGTTGAGCCCGATGCAGAAGGTAATATTGCCAATGTGGATTTCGGAACAATTACCTTCACAAAGGCTGATGTTGGCAGGACCTATGTATACACAATTCATGAGGAAGAAAGTACTGTTGACGGGGTTACAAGTGACCCGATAGATAAGACAGTTACGATTACTGTAACTGAAAATGAAAATGAGACATTAAAGGTCACAAAAGTTTTGAGTGATCCAACGATGTCCTTTGTGAACCTCGATGTAGGCAGTACTGATATTGGTGTACAAAAGATCTGGAAAAACAGTAATGGCCAAACAGTTAACCGCACTTCGGGTTCTGCTACTGTGCAGCTGATTGCTGTCCGGACTGAGATTGAGCCGACGGTACCCCCGACGCCGATTACAGAAGATCTGGATGTATATATTAATTGGACAGCAGACCAGCCCAGCGATGCGGAAATAACCGTATCGATCAGCGGTGTTGGGACCCTGGTTCTGAATAATGCCAACAATTACACAGGCAAGTTTAAAGATCTTACCATAGGAGAAACTTACACGCTGACCGCGGAAGTGACGGGCGGCAGTGGAACGAGCCTGGTCAATTCTACCGTGACAACTGATCCAATTGTTGCCGGGTCGAATACAGCTAAATTTGATGCTGAATACTATTCATCGGACAATTACAGGGATCTGACAGTCAGAATCAACTGGTCCGGAAATGCGCCGGAAGGTGATGTGAATATCACAGCATCGACAGACGGGAAGACAGTAACTCTGAACAGAAGTAATAATTGGACGGCCACGATTCAGAATCTGTTAATTGATCACAACTATCCGGTGCAGCTTACTATTCCGGAAAATAGTGGTGTGTCTGTTGTATTGAACCCGAAGACTGCAGAAATAACAGATGCCGAAACCAACGAAGTCGTATTTGATTGTACCTATGCAGGACAGCAACCGACTACGCAGGATCTTACTGTTACTATAAACTGGAACAATCCGCCCAGTGATTTAAGTGTGCCGGTATATGCTGTCAACGGAGATGAAACGAAAACAATAACATTGACTTCAAATGGCACCAGCACATGGACAGGAACGATTACGGGCCTGACGGTTGGGAACACTTATCAGGTATACTGTGGTACATTTGGCGGAAGCAACGCAGAAAAAGCTGATGTTACAGATGATCCAAAGAATATTCCGATTGTTGCAGGCACTAATAGTGTAGAATTTAGCGGAACATATACGAACAGTCAGCCTGATCCTGATCAAAAAATAACATTAACAATCTATAGACAAGAGGGTAATAATGAGAACTCTCGTGATGTGATTTATGGACCGACGGAGTTTGACGTAGGAACAATTGACGTTACAGTTGTAACTAAAGGATATGGCTTGTCTGTAAATTATTCGGCAACCAATGGCGCAAGTGGTTCTACGACACCCGAAAACAGTGATAATGAACATGCACAAACAATTCCTTTCACATTTACCACTTCCGGAGAACATAGTATTACATTTGCAACTGGATGGAGTTTAAGCTCTATTGTCAGTGCAAGTGCTTCTCAATCAACAAACAGCGGTTTGCTGGTGGAGAATCTTAAGAAGGTTCGGTATATAGCTTCAAACGGTACCTCTGATGTCACTTTAAGGTCTACTGGGTCTTCAATAAATATCCAGCAAGGTCTGAAAGCATTGAAGGAAGTTGTTGGAGATGTGGCAGAGGGTGACTATGAGCTGATTGGAGAGCCTGTCACACTGCAATATAATGCAGAGAATCCTAACTTGAGCTGGAAATATGTATGGGAAGACTTGCCAGAGTATTGTCAGGTTGTAGATGAAGAGACTCAGAAAGTAACAGAATATAATCTGACTTACTATGTTATCGAAACTTCTACCAATCCAACAAATATCGTAGAGAACACATATGCGTGGAATAACGATCATAGTGCTGTAACGATTACGAATACAGAAGACTCGAAGAGTGTATCTGTGGAGAAAATCTGGAAGGACGCAGCCGGAGATACGCTGCCGTGGCCTGGCGATAATGTTGTGGTAACGGTCACGCTGGTGGCAGACGGAACAGAGACGAACAAGACGGTCGAGCTGGACAAGGACCATACCAGCGGAAGCTTTACTGGATTGGCGATCACAAATGAAGATGGCGATGAGATTGAATATACCATCGCCGAAACGAACGTGAGTGGTGTGCCAATTGGTTATAGTGCAGCAATAACGGAGAACGAAGCAGGCAATGGATATGTTGTCACGAATACTCTGAAGACTGTCGACATTACAGTTGACAAGATCTGGTCGCTGGCGGAAGCGAACAGCGCGGTTGTCTGCGATGCGACAAATGTCACATGGCCGGCGGGAACGACGGTCAGCGTGAAGCTGCAGAAGAAGGTCGGCGACGGAGAAGTCAAGGATGTGGAGGGTGATGACGCGACAGCGACGCTGAGCGCGGCACATCCGAGCCATACCTTCGAAGACCTGGTCGAATATGAAGGCGACCAGAAGGTCACATATTCCGTGAAGGAAGTGGCGATCGAAGGTACATATGCGGCGAACTTCAACCTGGGCAGCGCGGAGAAACAGGATGACGGCAGCTACAGGATCACGAACAGTGAGAAGGAAGCCGGCCTGACGATTACGAAGAGCTTCGGCGATTCGGATCTGACGGATGCCCAGAAGGGGAATATCGTCTTCAAGGTGACAGGCAACGGACTGAAGAAGGACGGTACAGCCGTCAGCGAACTGACGAAGAAGTACAGCGACTTCACGGGTGATCCGAAGAAGTGGGTACTGACGCAGGCCGACGGTATCATGGACGGCGTGACATACACTGTAAGCGAGACCGCGGACAGTGTGGAGATCACGGGTTACAACCGGACAACGACCGTAAAGGTGAACAGCGACGAGGCAAACGAGCAGCTGAGCGACAGCATAACAATTGCTGAAGGCACCGGAACGGTAGCGTTCGTGAATACGTATACCAAGAAGACTGTCGACATTACAGTTGACAAGATCTGGTCGCTGGCGGAAGCGAACAGCGCGGTTGTCTGCGATGCGACAAATGTCACATGGCCGGCGGGAACGACGGTCAGCGTGAAGCTGCAGAAGAAGGTCGGCGACGGAGAAGTCAAGGATGTGGAGGGTGATGACGCGACAGCGACGCTGAGCGCGGCACATCCGAGCCATACCTTCGAAGACCTGGTCGAATATGAAGGCGACCAGAAGGTCACATATTCCGTGAAGGAAGTGGCGATCGAAGGTACATATGCGGCGAACTTCAACCTGGGCAGCGCGGAGAAACAGGATGACGGCAGCTACAGGATCACGAACAGTGAGAAGGAAGCCGGCCTGACGATTACGAAGAGCTTCGGCGATTCGGATCTGACGGATGCCCAGAAGGGGAATATCGTCTTCAAGGTGACAGGCAACGGACTGAAGAAGGACGGTACAGCCGTCAGCGAACTGACGAAGAAGTACAGCGACTTCACGGGCGATCCGAAGAAGTGGGTACTGACGCAGGCCGACGGTATCATGGACGGCGTGACATACACTGTAAGCGAGACCGCGGACAGTGTGGAGATCACGGGTTACAACCGGACAACGACCGTAAAGGTGAACAGCGACGAGGCGAACGAGCAGCTGAGCGACAGCATAACAATTGCTGAAGGCACCGGAACGGTAGCGTTCGTGAATACGTATACCAAGAAGACTGTCAACATTACAGTTGACAAGATCTGGTCGCTGGCGGAAGCGAACAGCGCGGTTGTCTGCGATGCGACAAATGTCACATGGCCGGCGGGAACGACGGTCAGCGTGAAGCTGCAGAAGAAGGTCGGCGACGGAGAAGTCAAGGATGTGGAGGGTGATGACGCGACAGCGACACTGAGCGCGGCACATCCGAGCCATACCTTCGAAGACCTGGTCGAATATGAAGGCGACCAGAAGGTCACATATTCCGTGAAGGAAGTGGCGATCGAAGGTACATATGCGGCGAACTTCAACCTGGGCAGCGCGGAGAAACAGGATGACGGCAGCTACAGGATCACGAACAGTGAGAAGGAAGCCGGCCTGACGATTACGAAGAGCTTCGGCGATTCGGATCTGACGGATGCCCAGAAGGGGAATATCGTCTTCAAGGTGACAGGCAACGGACTGAAGAAGGACGGTACAGCCGTCAGCGAACTGACGAAGAAGTACAGCGACTTCACGGGTGATCCGAAGAAGTGGGTACTGACGCAGGCCGACGGTATCATGGACGGCGTGACATACACTGTAAGCGAGACCGCGGACAGTGTGGAGATCACGCAGGTTACAACCGGACAACGACCGTAA
- a CDS encoding Cna B-type domain-containing protein — MNSDEANEQLSDSITIAEGTGTVAFVNTYTKKTVDITVDKIWSLAEANSAVVCDATNVTWPAGTTVSVKLQKKVGDGEVKDVEGDDATATLSAAHPSHTFEDLVEYEGDQKVTYSVKEVAIEGTYAANFNLGSAEKQDDGSYRITNSEKEAGLTITKSFGDSDLTDAQKGNIVFKVTGNGLKKDGTAVSELTKKYSDFTGDPKKWVLTQADGIMDGVTYTVSETADSVEITQLQPDNDRKGEQRRGERAAERQHNNC; from the coding sequence GTGAACAGCGACGAGGCGAACGAGCAGCTGAGCGACAGCATAACAATTGCTGAAGGCACCGGAACGGTAGCGTTCGTGAATACGTATACCAAGAAGACTGTCGACATTACAGTTGACAAGATCTGGTCGCTGGCGGAAGCGAACAGCGCGGTTGTCTGCGATGCGACAAATGTCACATGGCCGGCGGGAACGACGGTCAGCGTGAAGCTGCAGAAGAAGGTCGGCGACGGAGAAGTCAAGGATGTGGAGGGTGATGACGCGACAGCGACGCTGAGCGCGGCACATCCGAGCCATACCTTCGAAGACCTGGTCGAATATGAAGGCGACCAGAAGGTCACATATTCCGTGAAGGAAGTGGCGATCGAAGGTACATATGCGGCGAACTTCAACCTGGGCAGCGCGGAGAAACAGGATGACGGCAGCTACAGGATCACGAACAGTGAGAAGGAAGCCGGCCTGACGATTACGAAGAGCTTCGGCGATTCGGATCTGACGGATGCCCAGAAGGGGAATATCGTCTTCAAGGTGACAGGCAACGGACTGAAGAAGGACGGTACAGCCGTCAGCGAACTGACGAAGAAGTACAGCGACTTCACGGGTGATCCGAAGAAGTGGGTACTGACGCAGGCCGACGGTATCATGGACGGCGTGACATACACTGTAAGCGAGACCGCGGACAGTGTGGAGATCACGCAGTTACAACCGGACAACGACCGTAAAGGTGAACAGCGACGAGGCGAACGAGCAGCTGAGCGACAGCATAACAATTGCTGA